In one window of Leptospira sp. WS92.C1 DNA:
- a CDS encoding acyl-CoA dehydrogenase family protein, translating into MELLNPKKAEFKHLDEKSKDIMKRTIAFFEKKGKGKLKEDDRKQTWYADFIEFQKEVKAFATLMTPAGYGEKDSRWDTTRICDFNEITGFYGLCYWYTWQVSMLGLGPIWISKNEEIKHKTAKLLQDGEIFAFGLSEKEHGADLISSDMILEKNGDGSYIANGDKYYIGNSNKAAIVSTFGKMKETGNYVFFAVNSQHKNYELIQNVVNSQSYVGEYALHDYPISESDILSKDRDAWDASLSTIAICKYNLGWASIGICTHSFYEAINHASKRKLFNRYVTDFPQIKQMFVDAYCRLFSMKLFASRAKDYMRSASASDRRYLLFNPMVKMKVTMQGEEVINLLWDVIAAKGFEKNMYFEMAAKDIRGLPKLEGTAHVNMALIIKFMNNYFFEPNSSLPTIPKINDFKNDDFLFNQGATTKGFDKISFHDYNAVYASVDLPNIKIFRKQISALKEFLEKTPPDSKQSKDLDFMLILGELFTLVAYGQLLIENAAIEKVEDDLLSQIFDFMIRDFSKYALQLYSKRSSTKEQMERCLSMIFKPVEDEALFLRVCAKVYSYKDAYEMAP; encoded by the coding sequence ATGGAACTATTAAACCCCAAGAAAGCAGAGTTTAAACATTTGGATGAAAAATCCAAAGACATCATGAAACGTACGATCGCGTTTTTTGAAAAAAAAGGAAAAGGTAAACTGAAGGAAGATGATCGCAAACAAACCTGGTATGCGGACTTTATTGAGTTTCAAAAAGAAGTAAAGGCGTTTGCCACTCTCATGACACCGGCGGGTTACGGAGAAAAAGATTCGAGATGGGATACGACCAGAATCTGCGATTTTAACGAGATCACCGGTTTTTACGGATTGTGTTATTGGTATACTTGGCAGGTGAGTATGTTGGGTCTTGGCCCGATTTGGATCAGTAAGAACGAAGAGATCAAACATAAGACAGCGAAACTTTTGCAAGACGGTGAAATTTTTGCCTTCGGTCTTTCTGAAAAAGAACACGGTGCGGATCTCATCTCCAGCGATATGATCTTGGAAAAAAACGGCGACGGATCGTATATCGCCAACGGAGACAAATATTATATCGGAAACTCTAATAAAGCGGCGATCGTTTCCACTTTTGGGAAGATGAAAGAGACCGGTAACTACGTATTCTTCGCTGTGAATTCTCAACATAAGAATTATGAATTGATTCAGAACGTGGTCAATTCCCAGAGTTATGTTGGAGAATACGCTCTTCACGATTACCCAATCTCGGAATCCGATATTCTTTCCAAGGACAGAGATGCCTGGGATGCGTCCTTGAGTACGATCGCAATCTGCAAATACAATCTGGGTTGGGCTTCGATCGGAATTTGTACTCATTCTTTTTACGAAGCGATCAATCATGCTTCCAAAAGAAAATTATTCAATCGATATGTTACCGATTTCCCCCAGATCAAACAGATGTTTGTGGATGCTTATTGTAGACTTTTTTCAATGAAGCTGTTTGCTTCGAGAGCGAAGGATTATATGAGATCGGCTTCGGCAAGCGACAGGCGTTATCTGCTTTTTAACCCTATGGTCAAGATGAAAGTCACGATGCAGGGTGAAGAGGTCATCAATCTTCTTTGGGACGTGATTGCCGCAAAAGGTTTTGAAAAAAATATGTATTTTGAGATGGCGGCAAAGGATATTAGAGGTTTGCCAAAGCTCGAAGGAACCGCTCATGTAAACATGGCATTGATCATCAAGTTTATGAATAATTATTTTTTCGAACCGAATTCTTCACTTCCTACGATTCCGAAGATCAATGACTTTAAGAATGACGATTTTCTTTTTAATCAGGGTGCGACCACCAAAGGATTTGATAAAATTTCCTTTCATGATTACAACGCGGTGTATGCAAGCGTGGATCTTCCGAATATCAAGATTTTTAGAAAACAAATTTCCGCTTTGAAGGAATTTTTGGAAAAAACTCCTCCGGATTCAAAACAATCAAAGGATCTTGATTTTATGCTTATCCTCGGTGAGCTTTTTACGTTAGTCGCTTATGGCCAGCTTTTGATCGAGAACGCGGCGATCGAAAAAGTGGAAGACGATCTTTTGAGTCAGATTTTTGATTTTATGATTCGAGATTTTTCCAAATACGCTCTTCAGCTTTATTCCAAAAGAAGCAGCACCAAGGAACAAATGGAACGTTGTCTTTCCATGATTTTTAAACCTGTCGAGGACGAGGCGCTTTTTCTCAGAGTCTGCGCCAAGGTTTATTCTTACAAGGACGCTTACGAAATGGCTCCTTGA